TCCCTGAACATCGTGGAAGTCGATGTTAACGGAAACACGGTCTGGGTTCAGCTCGAGAAAGACGGGGATGTGATAGACAACGGTTTCCTATCTTCCAACAGTAACTATGTCTATGAAACTGATCTCGGGGACGCAGATGATGTACCTCTGATCGCGGTCCATTTAGCTCAGATATTCAGGGGCACGGAGACAAATGCTATATTTGTAGAAGGAATCTTCCAGATATCGGACGAATATGTCCAGATCGAGAATGGGGACAGGTTCGGGAAAATGGAGATCAGTTCTACTTCGAGTTCCGGAATCATAATGAGAAACCGTGATTCTTTTACTCTGGGCAGAGGAGATACGGTTGACATTATGGGAAAACTCAGCTTTGTCGTGGCTGACTCCAGCGAGCTTCGCTTTGCTCCCATAGTTGAAATTTCCGAACCAGGAACCTATGAACTGAGGGGAACGGTTCATGACGAGACATTTAATACCACTGTCTGGACGCCTTATAACTTTGAAGGGTTCTATTACAGCATAGATGAGAATGTCTCAACCGAAAGCCTGACCCTGACAGAAGAGATTAGCGGCAGGTCGATTGATGACGAGGCCCTTGTCTATTCAACCAGCCCTGCACTCGTGAAATTCGAACAGGAAAGCTGGGGTTCCTATCAGGTCATTGGCTTCATGGCAGAGAAGTATTTTGCAGGCTACCCTGCGAATACCTTCGGAAATTCAAGAAGCGTGAGTGTCCTTTCAGATGATATCCTTGCAAAAGTTTTGATTGATGACGATCACAAGAGGTCTATGTTCACGGGCTCCTCCATAGCTCTTGAAAATGGCTACTCCCTCAAAGCCGCAGAGGTCGATGTAAACGGTAACAGAGTACTTCTCGAGCTGTACAGGGACGGAGAGCTTGTGGATTCCGGGATAACTTCCAGCAATGGGGACTACATCTACGAAGCGGATATCGGCGGGGCGGAAGATGTCCCCATGATCGCAGCCCACATAAGCACAGTCTTCCGTTCACGTGAAACTGACGCTGTGTTTATAGAAGGCATCTTCCAGGTCTCAGATGATTATCTTGAGCTTTCCCAGGGCGACTCCTTCGGCAAGATGGAAATCAGCACCATATCCAGTTCAGGAATTACAATGAAGAACGAGGATTCAATTTCCCTTTCAAGGGGCAATACGATCAGCCTGATGGGCAATGTAAGCTTCAAGGTAGCTGATTCAAATGTCCTGCGTTTCTATCCATTCGTTGAAGTCAAGAGCGCGCCACAGGACCAGCTCAGGATAGAAACCCCTGATGTCTTTGTGGTCGGAGAGGCTGCAGAAATCTCTGTAACCGCAAGGGATGCTGCAGTCAGTGACGTTGAAATCCGGCTCGGCAACCAGAGCATCGGAACCACAGGGGACGACGGGATCCTTGCCTACACCCCAACCCTGGAGGGCGATTTCACTTTATATGCAAACAAGGCAGGCTACCTCTCCGGAAGTAAGGATGTGGATATTGTCGGAGCCGGAGTCCTGAAACTGCTGCTCTCAGTTTCTCCTGAAAACATCAGGGAAGGAGACCAGATAAGCATCAGGGTTACTGATTCTGTAGAGAAACAGCCTGTCCCCGGAGCAGATGTATTCTTTGGAGGGCAGAAAGTTGAAGGTCAGACAGGTACGGACGGCACTGTATCTTACTGGGTAACCGCTCCGGGCACATTCACAGTAAATGCTACAAAAGCAGGTTATGAAGAAGGAGAAATTATTGTTGAAGTCTCTGAAGACAAAGCCGAATTCGAGTTTTCAGACCTCTTAATTGAACCTGCTTCTGTTAAGGGCGGAGATGCAGTCACAATCCAGGTAAATGTTACAAACACCGGTAACATTGCAGGAGAAACCGAAGTGGAACTTCTGGTCAACAATGAAACCGTGGACTCCGAAACCGTAAGCCTGGAAGCTGGCGAGACCACAACAGTCGAATTCTCGCACACTGAAAAGGAACAGGGCGACTATACGATTGAGATAGGAGACCTGAGCGGAACTTACGAAGTAACGAAATCAACTCCCTTCCTGACCGGCGCTGCAACCATCGGCATACTTGCCACAGCATTTATACTGCTAAGGAAAAGAAGGGACTGAACAGGTTTCTTCTTTTTCGTAGCAGGGACCGGAAATATTTTTTGATTCCGGTCTTTTTCTTCTTTTTTGTTTTTTAAGCACCATTCAGGACTTATTTAAGTCAAAAGTAAATTATCTGCCCTTTCTCTTCTTTCTGTGCAGTCTGTTTATCCTGGTCGGGCATGACATGCCAGGTTCGGTAAATAGAGTAAGGCTTCAGGATAAGAGATATTTTTGTAATTTAATTTTTTTAGCCCTTTATGAAAAATTTACTCCATACTCTTCTTACCCGGTCCTCCCTGGTCCAGTCCAATACCATTGTCATAAATCAGTTTCTTGAGCGAGCCGGGCAGGTGAAAAGGACAGCGTGGTGTTGAAATTGCACCATAATTCTCAGAAAATCTTCAATTTCCTGTGCTCTAAATGAAATTCGGGTGGCAAGAAACACTTTAAATAGAATCGCAGGCAGGAGTGTAAGAGAAGGATTACCATGTTTGAAACCCTGAGTACTTTTATTGCCGATTACGGTTACCTGAACCTTTTTGTCCTGAGTTTTCTGGCTTCTACAGTCCTGCCTTTCGGCTCAGAGGCTCTGGTAGTCGCTCTTGTTTACCAGGGGTTCAGCCCTTTTTCTGTGGTTATGGTGGCCACTACCGGAAACTTCCTGGGGTCATGCACCACTTATTATCTGGGCTTAAAAGGGCGGCATGTGCTTGAAAAATACCTTTCTCCTTCTCCGGAAAAGCTCGAGAAAAGTGAGAGGCTTTTCAATAAATACGGGGTTTATACTCTCCTTTTTACCTGGGTTCCGGGCATAGGAGATGTAATTACAATGGTTGCAGGACTTATGCAGCTGTCTTTCAGGTCTTTTTCAGTCCTGATTTTTATCGGGAAATTCGGGCGTTATTTTGCAATTGCTTATTCGGTAGTATTTTTCAGTCACGGGCTTTGAATTCGTAAATTAGGTTCATAGCAATTGTGGGAATAATGCCTTCACCGGGAAAAATTCAGTGGAAAGAAGCATTAATTCACTGAAAAAGAGCTTTAATTCAGTGGAAAGGAGCTTTAATTCACTGAAAAGGAACATTCTATGATTTCATGATTCTATCCCAAACGAAATTTTCTTTTTAAAAAAGCCTTACTTTTAAATCTTCTTATTTTTATTCAAAAGTATACCCTTCCTGACGATCTTATTTCAAGACTTCTTTTCTAAACGAACCAAATGGATATATTTATATATTTCAGGATACAATACTTTTTTGCTAAAGCAATTTTAGTTGATTATATTTTGCTTTGCTTGCCATTCTGACCTGTCTTCCAGGTCTAAAAACAGGATCTATATACGTTATAACCTCCATTTTTATTTTTTTATTTTTTTTATTTTCATTATTATCTTTTTAATCATTATACAACTTTACTTTATTATCTCTTTTTCCCTGCTTACTGATACTGATATTAAATTCTACCTTTGTCAGGATATTTTTCACAGCGTCTCAAGTTATTGATTCATTTTTATTTATTCTTTATAATATATAATGTTCCTGCCAGTTTATGCCTGATATTACTCAAGTTTGCTTGTTCTGTCTTATCTGTCCAGATTTTCAAGAGTTGTATTACCTTCAAATTAATTTTTATAGGCTCTTGCGCACCCGTTTCTCTTCCACCGTAACCTTTATGTATTCTATAACTCAATCTAACTTTACTTAATCCCAATAATCTTTACTTGATATCCTTGCGGTGATCCTATGCATATAATGGAAGGTTTTTTACCTACTCCCTGGTGGCAGTTATGGTTTGCAGTATCAATTCCCGTGATACTGTACGGCATTTACAAAATGAACAATCTGGTCAAAGAAAAACGCGAAATATTGCCTCTCCTTGCTGTCGCAGGTGCGTTTATTTTTGTGTTATCCTCCCTGAAATTGCCTTCGGTAACCGGAAGCTGTTCCCACCCTACAGGAACCGGAGTTGCAGCAATTATATTCGGTCCGGCAATATCCGCAGTGCTCGGGACTATCGTGCTTCTCTATCAGGCACTTTTCCTTGCGCACGGGGGACTCACAACTCTTGGAGCAAATGTCTTTTCCATGGGCATCGTAGGGCCTGTGGTAGCATACCTTGTTTATAAAGCAGGTATGAAAGCTAATATCAACTTCTTTGTCGTGGTCTTCCTTGCTACGGCTTTTGGGGACTGGGCAACCTATCTAACTACATCCGTGCAACTTTCTCTGGCGTATCCTGCAGGTGGAGCGCTTACTATTGCAGGTTTCATGAGTTCATTCGGCAAATTCGCCACAGTCTTTGCAGTTACTCAGGTGCCCCTTGCGATCATGGAGGGAGCTATCAGTGCCCTGCTCTTCAAGTACGTTGTCAACGTCAAGAGCGACATCCTGGTTGAAATGAAAGTCATTGAAGATGCTGTTGTAAGAAAACTGAGAGGTATTTCCGCATGAGCAGAAAACTGGAACTTATTGTACTCGCAATTTTCCTGGTCTTTGCAGTGCAGTTCGTTTATATGTCATCCACGTCAGACGCCGAATACGGAGGAGCTGACGGGGAAGCTGAAAATGTTATCAATGAGATCACCGGCGGAACCTATGAGCCAAATGCAGAACCTTTCTGGGAGCCTCCAAGTGGTGAAATTGAAAGCCTCCTCTTTGGCCTTCAGGCAGCTATCGGCGCAGGGATTATCGGTTATTTCCTTGGCTACTACAAGGCAAAAGGCCGATACGAAAACGATCTTGGATATAAAGATAAAAAAAAGTCAGAAAGTGACAAACATTCCTTATAATTTCTTTTCTACCCCTTTACTTTCCTGCCTTCATTGCAGGAAAGTTTTTATCTTTTGCCTATTATTTTTAACCTTTGATTTTTGCTTAAATCCACAATCTGCGGGTTTGCTATATGACAAATATTCTTGATGATTATGCGCTTATGAGCCCACTCAGGCACATAAACAACTGGCTAAAGCTTGCAATAGTCTTTTTCGGGCTGCTTGTGGGAGTCTCATCCACGTCTCCCATAGCTCCTCTCTTCATAGCCCTCTGCATGAGCTTTGCAACTGTTGTTCTCGGCAGGACTCCCCTCAAATTCTACCTGAAACTCCTGCTCGCTCCTGCAGGTTTCGCTCTTACGGGTGTGATTATTATCGCTTTCTTTTCAGGCTCGGGGCAGGAACTGTTTTCCTTCAAACTCGCGGGTTATCCTCTTGCGGTAACTGCAGACGGGCTTGAGCTTGCCCTCCTTGTGCTTTCACGGTCTTTAAGCGGGATGTGCTGCCTTTACTTCCTTGCGCTTACAACCCCGATGATAGAACTCTTTGCCGTGCTCAGGGCTTCCAGGCTACCGGAATCACTCATAGAGCTATCCATGCTGATTTACCGGTATATTTTTGTTTTCCTGGACATGGTTCTTTGCATAAAATATGCCCAGACAGTGAGGCTGGGCTATTCGAATTTCAGGCGGTCACTCAATTCAATAGCCATGCTCGGGAGCACGCTCTTTATCAGGTCCTGGGAGCAGGGAGATAAGCTCTTCCTTGCCATGAATTCCAGGTGTTATGACGGAAAAATGACCCTTTTCGAAGTGCACAGGCCTGTAAGGGCGGTGGAACTCCTGCTGACCTCTGCTTATTTCCTCTCAGCTCTTGCACTTTTTTATTTTACAAAAAACATATCCATCATTTGAGGAACATATCATGATTATTCTTGAAACCAGGAGCCTTAAATATTCTTACCCTGACGGGACTGCAGCTGTTCAGGACATAAACATAGAGATCAAAAAAGGAAAAAAGGTTGCCTTTGTAGGGCAGAACGGCTCCGGTAAGTCCACCCTTTTCCTGCTCCTTAACGGGACTTTAAAGCCACAGGAAGGTGAAATTCTCTTCCATGGGGTTCCTTTTAAGTACGATTCAAAATCCCTCCGGGAAATCCGGAAATCCGTAGGAATCGTTTTTCAGAATTCCGATGACCAGATCTTTGCTCCCACAGTATACCAGGACGTAGCTTTCGGGCCTGCAAACCTCGGTTATTCAAAAGAAAGAGTCGATGCCTGTGTGCAGAGTGCCCTTGAGTATGTCGGGCTCATCCGCCTGAAGGACAGGCCTCCTCACCACCTCAGCGGTGGGCAGAAAAAAAGGGTTGCAATTGCCGGTGTTATGGCAATGGAGCCTGAAGTGATCATCCTTGATGAGCCCCTCTCAAACCTCGACCCCGTAGGGGCAGACGAGATTATGGATCTTCTCAACGAATTCAACCATTTCGGGAGCACCATTATCATATCAACTCATGATGTGGACCTTGCATACCGCTGGTCTGACTATGTTTTCCTTATGTCAAACAGCAAACTTATAGGGCAGGGTACACCCGCAGAGGTGTTCAAAGAGCAGGAACTCCTTAAAAAAGCGGGCCTGCGCCAGCCCACTACGCTTGAGATTTATCATGAAATTGAGAGAAGAGGCCTTGCATATGGCAGAAACTCCCCCAAAACCATCCCTGACCTTGTCAATACCCTGAAGCCACTTGACCTTATGTGGGTTGACGTCGCTCCCGGAGTCAGGGAGGGAGATAACCTGAATATTGGAGTCATGTACGGAGAGTATGCCACCCAGTCCCCTTACGAGGCGATTAATGCCACTGTCCTGCACATTCACCCCAACGGCAGGGCTATTGTTGAGCTCAAGCGCAAGGGCATCAAAGCAGGCGGAGTGCTGCTTTACGATACTGATAAATATTCCCCGGATGAGGTCAGGCAGATTATCAAAGAAGGAGAAATCGCTTTCGTGGGGGCAATGGGAAAGAAGAGCAAAACCCTTGCCGAACAGGACGGAATCCGCCTGGACGTCACTTCAGGCGTCATAGACAAATCAATCCTTATGGCTCTCTGTGGAAAACGCTGTCTTATCCTTACAGCAGGCGGAATGGTGGACCATGCCCTGAAAAGAACCAGGGAGTACGTGGATAAAAGCGGGATAGAATTTACAGTTGGCGTGGTTAACAGGGACGGAGGATGTAAGTGGCTCGAAGAAACCGAGGGAAGCCCTGAAAAGCTTAAGACATAACTTTCAACAAATTTTTTCTTTTTACGATTTTTTTCTTTAGCGTCTAGCAGTGTGAAAATTAGAAAATCCTAATTGTGACACCAGAACAATTTCAATATCTTTAAGATTCTATCTCCCTTAATATCCAGCATGCAGGAGATTATTTTTATCGATGAAGGCAGCTTCCCCACACCTGAAGGTGTCACAAGGGAGTGGGTGCAGGGTGCGGCGGAAAACCGGGATGAAGATGAAAAACTCTTTTCAATAATAAGAGAGGCTTTTCAGATAAAAATTGATGCGGGAGTGCAAGTTCCCACATATCCCCAGTTCAGAGACATGATTGGGCAGTTTTTTGATATCATAAAAGACGAAAAAAACTGTCATGAGCCTTATGTGTTGAAAGAGGAACGTGCGACTATCCTTGAGCTGGAAGCAATTGATGAAGTTGCAAAGCAGTATAAAATAGAGACCGGAAAAACTCTCGAAGTCAGGGTCTGTATCGCAGGCCCTACGGATATGTATTATCAGGCTTTTGGGGCAACGGCTTTTGTAGACGTATATGATATCCTTGCTAAGGATATCGAGAAATTCATCAAACAGGCATTTAAAACAGCAAAAAATTTCAAAATTAAAGTTATAGCTCTGGATGAAATCGGCCTTGGGTTAAATGATAAAATTCAGTTTTCCGACGATGAAATTATATCGGCTCTTACCGTTGCCTCTACCTTTGCCAGGCAGCAAGGGGCAGATGTTGAAATTCATGTATATTCCCCATTGAAGTATGAGCTTATATGCGAGACCCCTATCAATGTCATAGGATTTGAGTACGCTGGAAACCCTTCCTACATTGACCTTCTGGACAGAAAAGTGCTGGAAGATTCTGATGCTTATGCAGGGGTCGGGATATCACGGACCGATATTTTCAGCCTTATAAGTATTGTCAATGAAAAGTATGGAATTAATGCCTGGAAGGATAAGGAATACATGCAAAAAATAGTAACCGAGCTCGAGACTCCGGATATTATAAAAAAGAGGCTTGAAACAGCTTATTCGGTTCTCGGGGACCGCATAAAGTATGCGAACCCGGACTGCGGGCTTGCATTCTGGCCGGACCAGGAACTTGCTTTCAGGCTCCTTGAGAATACAGCAAAAGCTGTTAACGAATTTAATGCAGAAGGAATAATTAACAAATAAATTGGGCTGAGACCTTTCTTTTTATTCGACTGTGAGTACCCAGTGTACGCCTTAAAAAATTGTAAGATTAATCTTCAGAAAGGAATTTGAGATTAATCCTTAAAACGACATTCTCAGCCTGTTTTTAGTAAGAACTCCTGGATTATAATTCCGCGTAAGTCCTTTTCAGAAGAAGTGCATCTTCTTCCATTATTGGGCTTTCGCAGATAACAAGCCCTTTAACTTCAAATTCTTTAAGGGCTTTCATAAGTTCGGGATAGTTAAAATCGGATTCTTTAAGGGTCAGGTGCTTTTTTTCTCCGTTTCTGTCGTATTCTATTCCTGATACGTGCATATGCATGTTTGCAAGCCCTTCTTTTCCAAGGGCGTCCTCCACTTTCGAGAGGATTGACGTAAATTCGGGATAGGAGTTTTCCTTTCCTTCCCTTGCGTGCAGATGGGAAAAGTCAAGGCAGGGCATGACCCCTTCGATCTCTTCGCTTAAAGAAAGCACCTCATCAAGGGTTCCGAACTGAGCACGTTTGCCCATGGTCTCAGGGCGAAGGACTGCATCTATGCTTTCACCCCGGAGCCGTCCTGCAAGCTCACTGAGGGCTTTTGAGACGTTCTGATAAGCGGCTTCCCTGCTGCTCTTCTGGTAAAAGGCTGCGTGCAGCACTATCGACTCTGCTCCACAGAGGCTGCCTATCCTTGCAGCCTGATATATCCTTTCCATGCTGGCTTTTAATTTTTCTTCTTCAGAAGAGTTCAGGTTGATGTAGTAAGGTGCATGTACGCTCAGGGCTATATTTTCTCTTCTGGCTGCTTCCAGGACGTTTACTGCCACTTTTTCACTCATACGGACTCCCTGCACGAACTCAAGTTCCATGCAGTCAAGCCCCAGTTCTCTGACCCTAGCTATTCCTGCAACGCTGTTGCTGGCTTTCGTGCTTCTGGGAACTCCTGCAGTCCCAAAAATAAGTTTTTCAGGTAACATGTTAATGCATTTTTTCAGGGTGCTTTTAGTTGGGCTTTTTGAAAATCTGTCTTTCAGCTGTTTTTGTTTACACTATTTTTCTATCTTCAGCTATTTTATCTACTAGCTTTTCAGCTATTTTATCTACCAGCAACTTTTTTAGAAGATTCCTACAAAGTCCTTCAGCTGTTTTGCCCTTTCAGGAGATACTTTTTTCTCGACCACCGCGACCAGTTCTTCAAGATCTTCGTCAAGTGACTGGACATCTTCTTTTCCTTCAAGGGCAAGCCCTACAAGGTAATCAATCTCATCAGCGTCCAGCCTTTCGAGCCTTTCCCTGAAGTCTTCGGGGGATTCGGCAAATTTATGAGAAACCGGGCGAAGTATAAAGGGAAAGTGGTGCCCTGCTTCTCTTGAAATTGTGTTTCCTCCCGCTTCCGGGACGAGCTTATTAAAGATCTCGATGTCTTTTTGTGTAAATTCTCTGGGCATGTTATCACTTTATTATTCTATCCTGATTTATACCTGTTGTAGGCCGGTTATATCTGTTGTCCGATTATATCTGATGCCCGATTATATCTGTTGCAGGGAGAATTTACAAAAAAAGGAGTTCAGGATTTCAAACCTTTTTTTCAAGCTTCTTTTTTTAACCTGCCGTGCCTGTCTATTTCTCCTTTTGAAATCCTGGTAGAAGAAATCGGTATCCCGTCTTCAGCCATCACGTACTCAACATATACAATTTCCAGAGGTTTCTTTCCTTTTTTCTCCCTTATAGTGTTAATTTTCAGGGCAACCGGATAGGTCTCAGGGGAGACAATTATGTGGTCGAAGTCCTCTTCAATAGTTGGGCCGCAGGGATCGTTCAGCCTTGTAACTTCGTATTTCTCTTCCGGAACCCCCATTTTTTTTATATACTCAAGCAGGCGTGACCTTCGGATTTTATAGCTCTCGACGCTGTGGTTTTTTTGCAGCATCTCGTCCGAAGTAAGCCCTATGTAGACTTTTCCACTGCCTGCTATCTCAAACGCTTTTTCAATTAATCTGGCGTGTCCGTCATGAAGATACTGAAACGTACCGCCTACGGCGACCTTTGGCATGATTGGTGATAATCTGCTAAGTAAAAAGAAGTTTTGGTTTTTCTCGGTTTTTTGAAGGCTTTCTATATTTTTTTCTCTCTTTTCCTCTTTTCTTTTACAAGTTTAAGTGGCTGAAAAGAGCTCTTTTTATCCACTTTTTTGCCAGGTTCTTTCGAGTAAATTGGCGCAATTTTTAGCGGTTAAGAATACTTTCACCCCGCCTACTCTAGTTATATATACGTGCAAAACCATAGTTGAGCCACTGTCATGCACCTTATACAAACATGTGCATCTAGGAGAATTTGTAATGAGCGAAATAGCACTCGAAGAACTGCCAGGAGTTGGCCCTGCTACTGCAGAAAAACTCAAGGAAGCCGGATTTAACACAATTGAAGCAGTCGCTGTAGCGTCTCCTTCTGAACTTGCAACCACAGCCGAAATCGGGGAATCGACTGCCGCAAAAATCATTAATGCCGCAAGACAGGCTGCTGATATAGGGGGGTTTGAGACCGGAGATCTCGTCCTTGAAAGAAGGAAGCTTGTAGGCAAACTTACCACCGGTTGCACCGAATTTGATGAAATGATGGGTGGAGGTATCGAAACTCAGGCTATTACCGAACTCTACGGAGAATTCGGTTCCGGAAAGACGCAGGTGGCTCACCAGCTTGCAGTAAATGTCCAGATGGACAGGGAACACGGAGGTCTCGGCGGTTCCGTCATTATTATCGACACTGAAAATACCTTCAGGCCGGAAAGGATCACCCAGATGGTAAACGGGCTTTCCGAGAAGTACGGAATGGAACTTAATCCCGAAGAATTCCTGCAGAACATCCATGTAGCGAGAGCT
This window of the Methanosarcina mazei S-6 genome carries:
- a CDS encoding energy-coupling factor ABC transporter substrate-binding protein, whose protein sequence is MSRKLELIVLAIFLVFAVQFVYMSSTSDAEYGGADGEAENVINEITGGTYEPNAEPFWEPPSGEIESLLFGLQAAIGAGIIGYFLGYYKAKGRYENDLGYKDKKKSESDKHSL
- a CDS encoding methionine synthase, which produces MQEIIFIDEGSFPTPEGVTREWVQGAAENRDEDEKLFSIIREAFQIKIDAGVQVPTYPQFRDMIGQFFDIIKDEKNCHEPYVLKEERATILELEAIDEVAKQYKIETGKTLEVRVCIAGPTDMYYQAFGATAFVDVYDILAKDIEKFIKQAFKTAKNFKIKVIALDEIGLGLNDKIQFSDDEIISALTVASTFARQQGADVEIHVYSPLKYELICETPINVIGFEYAGNPSYIDLLDRKVLEDSDAYAGVGISRTDIFSLISIVNEKYGINAWKDKEYMQKIVTELETPDIIKKRLETAYSVLGDRIKYANPDCGLAFWPDQELAFRLLENTAKAVNEFNAEGIINK
- the radA gene encoding DNA repair and recombination protein RadA, with protein sequence MSEIALEELPGVGPATAEKLKEAGFNTIEAVAVASPSELATTAEIGESTAAKIINAARQAADIGGFETGDLVLERRKLVGKLTTGCTEFDEMMGGGIETQAITELYGEFGSGKTQVAHQLAVNVQMDREHGGLGGSVIIIDTENTFRPERITQMVNGLSEKYGMELNPEEFLQNIHVARAYNSNHQILLVDSAVDLANELKEMGKPVRLLIVDSLMAHFRAEYVGRGTLADRQQKLNKHMHGLLRFGDLFNACVVVTNQVMAKPDAFFGDPTRPIGGHIVGHTATFRLYLRKSKGEKRIIRLVDSPSLPEGEAVVAVTTAGLTDQ
- a CDS encoding energy-coupling factor ABC transporter ATP-binding protein, translating into MIILETRSLKYSYPDGTAAVQDINIEIKKGKKVAFVGQNGSGKSTLFLLLNGTLKPQEGEILFHGVPFKYDSKSLREIRKSVGIVFQNSDDQIFAPTVYQDVAFGPANLGYSKERVDACVQSALEYVGLIRLKDRPPHHLSGGQKKRVAIAGVMAMEPEVIILDEPLSNLDPVGADEIMDLLNEFNHFGSTIIISTHDVDLAYRWSDYVFLMSNSKLIGQGTPAEVFKEQELLKKAGLRQPTTLEIYHEIERRGLAYGRNSPKTIPDLVNTLKPLDLMWVDVAPGVREGDNLNIGVMYGEYATQSPYEAINATVLHIHPNGRAIVELKRKGIKAGGVLLYDTDKYSPDEVRQIIKEGEIAFVGAMGKKSKTLAEQDGIRLDVTSGVIDKSILMALCGKRCLILTAGGMVDHALKRTREYVDKSGIEFTVGVVNRDGGCKWLEETEGSPEKLKT
- a CDS encoding energy-coupling factor ABC transporter permease, which gives rise to MHIMEGFLPTPWWQLWFAVSIPVILYGIYKMNNLVKEKREILPLLAVAGAFIFVLSSLKLPSVTGSCSHPTGTGVAAIIFGPAISAVLGTIVLLYQALFLAHGGLTTLGANVFSMGIVGPVVAYLVYKAGMKANINFFVVVFLATAFGDWATYLTTSVQLSLAYPAGGALTIAGFMSSFGKFATVFAVTQVPLAIMEGAISALLFKYVVNVKSDILVEMKVIEDAVVRKLRGISA
- a CDS encoding TIM barrel protein, producing MLPEKLIFGTAGVPRSTKASNSVAGIARVRELGLDCMELEFVQGVRMSEKVAVNVLEAARRENIALSVHAPYYINLNSSEEEKLKASMERIYQAARIGSLCGAESIVLHAAFYQKSSREAAYQNVSKALSELAGRLRGESIDAVLRPETMGKRAQFGTLDEVLSLSEEIEGVMPCLDFSHLHAREGKENSYPEFTSILSKVEDALGKEGLANMHMHVSGIEYDRNGEKKHLTLKESDFNYPELMKALKEFEVKGLVICESPIMEEDALLLKRTYAEL
- the cbiQ gene encoding cobalt ECF transporter T component CbiQ, with protein sequence MTNILDDYALMSPLRHINNWLKLAIVFFGLLVGVSSTSPIAPLFIALCMSFATVVLGRTPLKFYLKLLLAPAGFALTGVIIIAFFSGSGQELFSFKLAGYPLAVTADGLELALLVLSRSLSGMCCLYFLALTTPMIELFAVLRASRLPESLIELSMLIYRYIFVFLDMVLCIKYAQTVRLGYSNFRRSLNSIAMLGSTLFIRSWEQGDKLFLAMNSRCYDGKMTLFEVHRPVRAVELLLTSAYFLSALALFYFTKNISII
- a CDS encoding phosphopantetheine adenylyltransferase; this encodes MPKVAVGGTFQYLHDGHARLIEKAFEIAGSGKVYIGLTSDEMLQKNHSVESYKIRRSRLLEYIKKMGVPEEKYEVTRLNDPCGPTIEEDFDHIIVSPETYPVALKINTIREKKGKKPLEIVYVEYVMAEDGIPISSTRISKGEIDRHGRLKKEA
- a CDS encoding YqaA family protein, whose amino-acid sequence is MFETLSTFIADYGYLNLFVLSFLASTVLPFGSEALVVALVYQGFSPFSVVMVATTGNFLGSCTTYYLGLKGRHVLEKYLSPSPEKLEKSERLFNKYGVYTLLFTWVPGIGDVITMVAGLMQLSFRSFSVLIFIGKFGRYFAIAYSVVFFSHGL
- a CDS encoding S-layer protein domain-containing protein; protein product: MGNKNYLKILCLFLMLGLLCESAAAQVSGSSGNRIWDANLSQNLTYTWTPQTYSGFYYDLDTGEGSENMTIQLTEGSRSVQRNGLQYETRPIETNFEYGNWGSYQVIGFMAERYFAGYTENSNFVNDDISVISDGQLSKILIDSDDRKSLYTGSSLILEEGYSLNIVEVDVNGNTVWVQLEKDGDVIDNGFLSSNSNYVYETDLGDADDVPLIAVHLAQIFRGTETNAIFVEGIFQISDEYVQIENGDRFGKMEISSTSSSGIIMRNRDSFTLGRGDTVDIMGKLSFVVADSSELRFAPIVEISEPGTYELRGTVHDETFNTTVWTPYNFEGFYYSIDENVSTESLTLTEEISGRSIDDEALVYSTSPALVKFEQESWGSYQVIGFMAEKYFAGYPANTFGNSRSVSVLSDDILAKVLIDDDHKRSMFTGSSIALENGYSLKAAEVDVNGNRVLLELYRDGELVDSGITSSNGDYIYEADIGGAEDVPMIAAHISTVFRSRETDAVFIEGIFQVSDDYLELSQGDSFGKMEISTISSSGITMKNEDSISLSRGNTISLMGNVSFKVADSNVLRFYPFVEVKSAPQDQLRIETPDVFVVGEAAEISVTARDAAVSDVEIRLGNQSIGTTGDDGILAYTPTLEGDFTLYANKAGYLSGSKDVDIVGAGVLKLLLSVSPENIREGDQISIRVTDSVEKQPVPGADVFFGGQKVEGQTGTDGTVSYWVTAPGTFTVNATKAGYEEGEIIVEVSEDKAEFEFSDLLIEPASVKGGDAVTIQVNVTNTGNIAGETEVELLVNNETVDSETVSLEAGETTTVEFSHTEKEQGDYTIEIGDLSGTYEVTKSTPFLTGAATIGILATAFILLRKRRD